From a region of the Thioflexithrix psekupsensis genome:
- the tatC gene encoding twin-arginine translocase subunit TatC — MTEHSSQDGSMSFVEHLVEIRNRLLQIVLVVLVILLALMPFANSLFSLLADPLLRFMPEGTQMIAIDVASPFFTPFKLTLVLAIFIAIPYIFYHVWGFVAPGLYDHEKQLMYPLLISSTLLFYLGMAFAYFVVFPLVFSFMISMTPDGVSMMTDISRYLDFVLKMFFAFGIAFEVPIATILLVRMGMVTPDELIEKRPYIIVAAFIIGMLMTPPDVISQTLLAVPIWILFEAGVFFLQTFRTKRNQ; from the coding sequence ATGACTGAACATTCCTCTCAAGACGGCAGTATGTCGTTTGTTGAACACCTCGTTGAAATTCGTAATCGTTTATTACAAATTGTATTGGTGGTGTTGGTTATTTTATTGGCATTAATGCCTTTTGCGAATAGTTTATTTTCTCTACTCGCTGATCCGTTATTGCGTTTTATGCCTGAAGGCACACAAATGATTGCGATTGATGTGGCTTCACCTTTTTTTACTCCGTTTAAATTAACATTGGTGTTAGCGATTTTTATTGCCATTCCTTATATTTTTTATCATGTGTGGGGATTTGTGGCACCGGGGCTTTATGATCATGAAAAACAACTCATGTATCCCCTGCTTATTTCTAGCACATTGTTATTTTATTTAGGAATGGCATTTGCGTATTTTGTGGTGTTTCCATTGGTGTTTAGTTTCATGATCAGCATGACACCTGATGGGGTTTCTATGATGACGGATATTAGTCGTTATTTAGATTTTGTGTTAAAGATGTTTTTTGCGTTTGGAATTGCTTTTGAGGTGCCGATTGCGACGATTTTGCTGGTGCGTATGGGGATGGTTACGCCTGATGAATTGATTGAAAAGCGGCCTTACATTATTGTTGCGGCGTTTATTATTGGGATGTTAATGACTCCGCCTGATGTGATTTCACAAACGCTATTGGCAGTTCCTATTTGGATATTATTTGAAGCAGGTGTGTTTTTTCTCCAGACGTTTCGTACCAAAAGAAACCAATGA